The following coding sequences lie in one Miscanthus floridulus cultivar M001 chromosome 9, ASM1932011v1, whole genome shotgun sequence genomic window:
- the LOC136479736 gene encoding uncharacterized protein: protein MFHRLQVIVNDLKRLGEKVEDKDFSHKFLRCLLPRFDTLVTILVRDGLETMTPNQVLGDVVTQDTYLVERDGGIQEEEKKKKSVAFKASTSSSMSKGKAKKEESSEDEGSSAHDDEEEMALFVRRFDKFIKKKGYGARRRKASSKNKEELRRCFKCKSKEHLIEDCPYNSDNDDDNKKDKKKEKKENEKKMTLKKKKMGHSYCVTWDSDASSSNDDDDSDDERKTTMKKGHASIAIHDKPSLFDTPSSTCFMAKAIKVQSDDKSDNDSEDEEEPSKEELFAMLEDAHSYMEKKRKEYKELRKCLLGVVGWAERPAP, encoded by the coding sequence ATGTTCCaccgattgcaagtgattgtgaATGACTTGAAGAGGTTGGGAGAGAAGGTGGAAGACAAGGATTTCTCACATaaattcttgagatgcttactaCCGAGGTTTGATACTTTGGTGACAATTCTTGTGAGAGATGGCTTGGAGACAATGACCccaaaccaagtactaggtgatgtggtcacacAAGACACATACCTTGTGGAACGGGATGGGGGcatccaagaagaagaaaagaaaaagaagagtgttgCATTTAAGGCCAGCACCTCATCATCCATgagcaagggcaaagcaaagaaggaggaatcaagtgaagatgaaggctCAAGTGctcatgatgatgaagaagaaatggctctctttgtgagaAGATTTGACAAATTcataaagaagaagggctatggtgctagAAGAAGAAAGGCTTCATCCAAAAACAAGGAAGAactaagaaggtgcttcaagtgcaagAGCAAGGAACATCTCATTGAGGATtgcccatataatagtgacaatgatgatgacaacaagaaagacaagaagaaggaaaagaaagaaaatgagaagaagatgacccttaagaagaagaagatgggtcACTCATATtgtgtcacatgggatagtgatgcttcctctagtaatgatgatgatgatagcgatgatgagaggAAGACCACCATGAAGAAGGGGCATGCAAGTATTGCTATTCATGACAAGCCCTCCCTATTTGACACACCATCAtcgacatgcttcatggctaaggccattaaggtacaatccgatgataagagtgataatgatagtgaggatgaggaggagcctTCCAAGGAGGAACTCTTTGCCATGTTGGAAGATGCTCATTCTTATatggagaagaagagaaaggagtacaaagaattgcgcaagTGTTTACTGGGAGTTGTGGGCTGGGCTGAAAGACCTGCTCCCTAG
- the LOC136481826 gene encoding probable inactive leucine-rich repeat receptor-like protein kinase At3g03770 yields the protein MAWHLSILVMVTTCLILFSISEQSSQSELLQQLRKQLEYPRQLDAWGSPSSDPCCTQPTAVLAVTCEGNAIRELKIIGDRITKPPKFSGFSVPNVTLSEAFVLDSFVTTLTRLTTLRVVILVSLGLWGPLPDKIHRLSSLEVLDLSSNFLYGSIPPKLSVMSKLHTLTLDGNYFNGSVPDWLDSFSNLTVLRLQSNQLKGSIPASIGKAAMLTELALAGNSISGDIPNLGSINNLEMLDLRDNELDGELPEMPTSVVTILLSKNSLKGEIPEQFGQLNRLQHLDVSFNFLVGSPPAELFALPNISYLNLAANMLSGSLLSSLTCSSTLGFVDLSTNRLTGDLPSCLNCNLNNKVVKFDGNCFSVDPAHQHEAKYCQQSHKGKGSNKDVGLVVTVVGILFVMLVLSLLLMVSNKRSCKKVLAEKQFQQKHTQDNSISGMSSELLVNARCISQAVKLGTQMQPSHRVFSLEELKEATKSFERSAFLGEGAIGKLYWGKVENGTLIAIRCLALHQRHSIRNLKLRLDLLAKLRHPNLVCLLGHCIDSAVDESTVKRVFLVYEYVPGGTLSSYLSASCPEKTLKWCDRLQVLIAIAKAVHFLHTGIIPGSLSNRLKSSSILVDEHHMAKLSDYGLSIITEEIYKHEVIGQEKKYLQNDTTEMEKLEDDVCSFGFILLEVLMGPKLNDKGDPFILKDLVASMSTLEERDQVVDPVIIGTSSQDSLSIVVSIMIKCLSVECSARPSIEEVLWNLQYAAQVQTAADGDQRSEVSSQAS from the exons ATGGCTTGGCACCTTAGTATCCTTGTCATGGTCACTACTTGTTTGATTTTGTTCTCAATAAGCGAGCAATCTTCACAGAGCGAGCTGCTGCAGCAGCTCAGGAAGCAGCTGGAGTACCCCAGGCAGCTGGATGCTTGGGGCAGCCCAAGCAGCGATCCCTGCTGCACTCAACCCACTGCAGTGCTTGCGGTCACCTGTGAGGGAAATGCCATCAGAGAGCTTAAGATCATCGGTGACAGGATCACCAAGCCACCAAAGTTCAGTGGCTTTTCTGTTCCTAATGTCACCCTCTCAGAAGCCTTTGTTCTTGATTCGTTTGTTACTACGCTGACAAGGCTAACTACCCTAAGAGTTGTCATCCTGGTGTCTTTGGGCCTATGGGGCCCCCTCCCAGATAAGATTCACCGTTTATCTTCACTTGAAGTGCTTGATTTGAGCTCCAATTTTCTCTATGGATCGATCCCTCCCAAGCTGTCAGTCATGTCGAAGCTCCATACTTTGACACTGGATGGTAACTACTTCAATGGAAGTGTGCCCGACTGGCTTGACTCATTCTCGAACCTCACTGTTCTTCGGTTGCAGAGTAACCAGCTGAAGGGGTCCATACCGGCATCAATTGGCAAAGCTGCCATGCTTACAGAGCTCGCGCTTGCTGGCAATAGCATCTCGGGGGATATTCCAAATTTAGGCAGCATAAATAATCTTGAGATGCTGGATTTAAGGGACAACGAGTTGGATGGAGAGCTTCCTGAGATGCCTACATCAGTGGTAACAATCTTACTTAGCAAAAATTCACTGAAGGGTGAAATTCCTGAGCAGTTTGGTCAGTTGAACCGGCTTCAGCACCTTGATGTCTCATTCAACTTCCTTGTGGGGAGTCCTCCTGCAGAGCTGTTTGCTCTCCCTAACATCAGTTATCTGAATTTGGCGGCAAATATGCTTAGTGGTTCACTCTTAAGTAGTTTAACATGCAGCAGCACCCTGGGCTTTGTGGATTTGTCCACTAACCGACTCACAGGTGATCTGCCCAGCTGTCTGAATTGTAAtttgaataacaaggttgttaaGTTTGATGGGAATTGCTTTAGTGTTGACCCTGCCCACCAGCATGAAGCTAAATATTGCCAGCAATCTCATAAGGGGAAAGGATCAAACAAGGATGTTGGACTTGTAGTCACTGTTGTTGGCATATTGTTTGTTATGCTTGTGCTTAGTCTGTTGTTAATGGTTTCCAACAAAAGAAGCTGTAAGAAAGTTCTGGCAGAAAAACAGTTCCAGCAAAAGCATACACAAGATAATTCGATTTCAGGAATGTCCTCTGAACTGCTGGTGAATGCAA GGTGCATATCTCAAGCTGTCAAGTTAGGAACACAAATGCAGCCATCACATCGCGTATTTTCTTTAGAAGAACTCAAGGAAGCAACAAAGAGCTTTGAACGGTCAGCATTTTTAGGCGAGGGAGCAATTGGAAAG CTGTACTGGGGAAAAGTAGAGAATGGGACCCTGATTGCCATAAGATGTTTGGCATTGCACCAGCGACATTCGATTAGGAATCTAAAGCTTCGTTTAGATCTCCTTGCAAAGCTTCGCCATCCAAATCTGGTTTGCCTATTGGGGCACTGCATTGACAGCGCAGTTGATGAATCAACTGTAAAGAGGGTTTTCCTTGTATATGAATATGTGCCTGGTGGAACTCTTTCTTCTTATCTTTCTG CCTCTTGTCCAGAGAAGACTCTGAAATGGTGTGATAGGCTGCAGGTGCTGATTGCCATTGCTAAGGCTGTTCATTTCCTACATACAGGAATAATTCCTGGTTCCTTATCCAATCGGCTAAAATCTTCCAGTATTTTGGTTGACGAACACCATATGGCAAAGTTGAGCGACTATGGATTATCCATAATCACAGAGGAGATATACAAACATGAG GTAATAGGACAAGAGAAAAAATACTTGCAAAATGATACTACGGAAAT GGAAAAATTGGAGGATGATGTATGCTCTTTCGGCTTTATTCTACTGGAAGTACTTATGGGCCCAAAATTAAATGACAAAGGTGACCCTTTCATTTTGAAAGATCTG GTTGCGTCAATGTCAACTTTGGAAGAGCGCGATCAAGTTGTGGATCCTGTCATTATTGGCACTTCTTCACAGGATTCCTTATCCATTGTGGTTTCAATTATGATAAAATGCCTGTCCGTCGAATGCTCGGCCCGACCTTCCATTGAAGAAGTTCTGTGGAACCTGCAATATGCTGCCCAGGTCCAGACAGCGGCAGACGGCGACCAACGATCAGAAGTTTCCTCACAAGCTAGTTAG
- the LOC136483673 gene encoding disease resistance protein RPM1-like — protein MAEALLHVVSKIGATLTEETTKAVIAKLSDKVKNLKELPEKVEEIGKEFKMMSTVVKQFSTPGHSNELVKDWIGDVRDLAHRVEDVMDKYSYHALKLAEENTMKKFFSKAYYVTVFSEIADEIIQIEKKIENVVKRRDRWLQLPHLIPNPLADIERKQPHSNFQEVVQADIVGIEDNRRQVTEWLYSDKQGSTVITVSGMGGLGKTTLVANVYEREKVNFTTHAWIVVSQTYGLVDLLRKMLRKIGDQEHSQLMDLDTHDLEVKIKERLSGGNSLLVLDDVWNREAYTQIIDVFQNLQASRVIITTRQEHVATLAQPRHQLKLKPLEHNDAFNLFSRKAFYNRMECKCPQNLEKLAKAIVDRCQGLPLAIVSIGGMMSSLPATEYVWNETYNQLRGELANNDHLRAILNLSYHDTPGELRNCFLYCGLFPEDHEFSRESLVRLWVAEGFAFPKEQSTAEEVADRYLRELIQRNMMEVVENDELGRVSTCKMHDLVRDLVLSIAKEEKYGSAIDFSSMSHMDKDVRRLSSCGWKDKNAVKAKFPRLRTLVALGIIASPSQLLSPILSESHYLTVLELQDSETTEVPASIGNLFNLRYIGLRRTRVKSLPESIGKLSNLLTLDIKQTKIEKLPRGIVRVKKLRHLLADRYDDEEQSKFRYFIGMQAPKQLSNLEDLQTLETVEASKDLAEQLAKLTKLQSVWIDKIHAVDCANLFAALSMMPLLSSLLLSASDENEELCLQALKPESDKLHRLIIRGCWADKTLECPIFLDHGRNLKYLAISWCGLKDDPFKLLAPYVPNLTYLSLNRVRSANTLVLYEGCFPHLKTLVLKRMPDVSELNISHRALPQIEGLYVVTLPKLNKVPQGIESLRSLKKLWLLHLHQDFKVQWHMNGMQEKMQYVSELHI, from the coding sequence ATGGCGGAGGCCTTACTCCATGTTGTTTCAAAGATTGGTGCCACATTAACGGAAGAAACCACAAAAGCTGTGATAGCCAAGCTATCAGACAAAGTTAAGAATCTGAAGGAATTACCAGAGAAAGTTGAGGAAATAGGGAAAGAATTTAAGATGATGAGTACTGTTGTAAAGCAATTTAGTACACCAGGTCATAGCAATGAGCTTGTTAAAGACTGGATTGGAGACGTGCGGGATTTGGCCCACCGTGTTGAGGATGTAATGGATAAATATTCATATCATGCTCTTAAATTGGCGGAAGAAAATACCATGAAGAAGTTCTTCTCCAAAGCTTATTATGTCACAGTTTTCAGTGAGATTGCTGATGAGATTATCCAGATAGAGAAGAAAATTGAAAATGTTGTGAAGCGGCGAGATCGATGGCTGCAGCTGCCACACCTTATTCCTAATCCACTTGCTGACATTGAAAGAAAACAACCGCATAGCAATTTCCAGGAAGTTGTACAAGCTGATATTGTGGGGATTGAAGACAACAGGAGACAGGTGACTGAATGGCTGTACtctgacaagcaaggtagcacaGTGATTACAGTGTCTGGTATGGGTGGACTGGGAAAAACCACCCTGGTCGCAAATGTGTATGAGCGGGAGAAGGTCAACTTCACCACTCATGCTTGGATTGTTGTGTCTCAGACCTATGGTTTGGTTGATTTGCTGAGAAAAATGCTTAGGAAGATTGGGGACCAAGAGCATTCACAGCTAATGGATTTGGATACCCATGACTTGGAAGTAAAAATAAAAGAAAGGTTATCAGGTGGAAACAGTTTGCTTGTATTAGATGATGTCTGGAATCGAGAAGCATACACTCAGATAATAGATGTATTCCAGAATCTCCAAGCAAGTAGAGTTATAATCACAACACGACAGGAGCATGTGGCTACACTTGCTCAACCAAGACATCAACTCAAACTCAAACCATTGGAACACAATGATGCATTTAATCTTTTCAGCAGAAAGGCTTTCTATAACCGCATGGAATGCAAGTGCCCTCAGAACCTTGAAAAGCTGGCTAAAGCTATAGTGGATAGATGTCAAGGCCTGCCACTTGCAATTGTATCCATAGGTGGTATGATGTCTTCACTGCCAGCAACAGAATACGTCTGGAACGAGACGTACAACCAACTTCGTGGTGAGCTGGCAAATAATGATCATCTTCGTGCAATTCTAAATCTGAGCTACCATGACACACCTGGAGAACTGAGGAATTGCTTCTTGTATTGTGGTCTCTTCCCAGAGGATCACGAATTCTCACGAGAAAGCCTTGTGCGGCTGTGGGTTGCAGAAGGTTTTGCATTTCCAAAAGAACAAAGCACAGCAGAGGAGGTGGCTGACAGATATCTCAGAGAATTGATTCAAAGAAATATGATGGAAGTTGTGGAGAATGATGAGCTAGGCAGGGTTAGTACCTGCAAGATGCATGACCTTGTGCGAGACCTGGTGCTTTCTATTGCCAAAGAGGAAAAGTATGGTTCCGCCATTGATTTTTCAAGCATGTCCCACATGGACAAGGATGTTCGTCGCCTGTCGTCATGTGGATGGAAAGACAAAAATGCAGTAAAAGCAAAATTCCCACGTCTTCGAACCCTAGTGGCACTTGGAATAATTGCATCACCTTCTCAGTTGTTATCACCAATTTTATCTGAATCCCACTATCTTACTGTTCTTGAGCTGCAAGATTCTGAAACAACCGAAGTGCCAGCATCCATAGGAAATCTGTTTAATCTGCGCTACATTGGTCTGCGCCGCACAAGGGTCAAGTCACTCCCAGAGTCTATCGGGAAGCTCTCAAACCTCCTCACTCTGGACATCAAGCAAACAAAAATAGAGAAGTTGCCACGAGGGATTGTCAGGGTCAAGAAGCTGCGGCACCTTCTAGCTGATAGATATGATGATGAGGAGCAGTCAAAGTTCCGGTATTTCATCGGAATGCAAGCACCAAAACAGCTATCCAATTTGGAGGATCTGCAGACTCTTGAGACCGTGGAAGCGAGCAAGGACTTGGCTGAGCAGCTAGCGAAACTTACAAAACTACAGAGTGTGTGGATTGACAAAATACATGCTGTTGACTGTGCAAATCTTTTTGCTGCACTTTCCATGATGCCACTTCTTTCTAGCTTGCTACTCTCTGCAAGTGATGAGAACGAGGAACTTTGCCTTCAAGCTCTCAAGCCAGAATCTGATAAACTCCACAGGTTGATAATCAGAGGGTGTTGGGCAGACAAGACATTAGAGTGCCCAATATTTCTTGACCATGGCAGAAATCTGAAGTATCTAGCTATAAGCTGGTGTGGACTTAAGGACGACCCATTCAAATTGCTTGCTCCATATGTGCCGAACCTAACCTATCTTAGCCTTAACAGGGTTCGTAGTGCAAACACCCTAGTTCTTTATGAGGGGTGCTTCCCACATCTGAAAACGCTTGTCTTGAAGCGCATGCCTGATGTCAGCGAGCTGAACATCAGCCATCGTGCCCTTCCACAGATTGAAGGTTTATATGTTGTGACACTTCCAAAACTTAACAAGGTCCCCCAAGGCATCGAATCCCTTCGCTCTCTGAAGAAGCTATGGCTGCTGCATCTGCACCAGGACTTCAAAGTTCAGTGGCATATGAACGGAATGCAGGAGAAAATGCAGTATGTTTCAGAGCTCCACATATAG